From a single Capsicum annuum cultivar UCD-10X-F1 chromosome 12, UCD10Xv1.1, whole genome shotgun sequence genomic region:
- the LOC107850688 gene encoding extensin, whose amino-acid sequence MKFNGGGPTRGRRLPEIVVALAILVVANVVSADPYVYSSPPPPTYEYKSPPPPLPSPPPPYVYKSPPPPSPSPPPPYVYKSPPPPSPSAPPTYYYKSPPPPSPSPPPVENGTDTHEFLPELCNMRIDGESSGR is encoded by the exons ATGAAGTTTAACGGTGGCGGCCCCACTAGAGGTCGTCGTTTGCCAGAGATCGTAGTGGCATTGGCCATATTGGTTGTTGCAAATGTAGTGTCTGCAGACCCTTATGTATATTCTTCTCCACCTCCTCCGACGTACGAGTACAAGTCACCACCACCTCCTTTGCCTTCTCCCCCACCACCTTATGTGTACAAATCACCACCTCCTCCTTCACCATCTCCGCCACCACCATATGTATATAAGTCTCCACCACCTCCATCGCCCTCTGCTCCGCCAACTTACTACTACAAATCACCTCCTCCACCATCACCGTCACCACCTCCAGT TGAAAATGGTACAGATACACATGAATTTTTACCTGAACTATGCAACATGCGAATAGATGGTGAAAGCTCAGGTAGATAA
- the LOC107850466 gene encoding clathrin interactor EPSIN 2 isoform X2: MKKAFDQTVRDLKRGVNKKVLKVPSIEQKVLDATSNEPWGPHGSLLADIAQASRNYHEYQMIMSVIWKRINDTGKNWRHVYKGLTVLEYMVAHGSERVIDDIRERAYQISTLSDFQYIDSSGRDQGCNVRKKSQSLVVLVNDKERIQEVRQKAASNRDKFRNTSAGGMYRPGGYGDRFDEDRYGGRDEERNGYGREREWGYRDEDRYGRYGDSNSRDGDRYGRDYDEHSRDGHKDDDYRGRSRSVDDYSYGSRSRSSDRYREQTNDDDGQYSSRPLERRFSEQNLSAPPSYEEAVGGSRSPTHSERDVETSSASAPKSSSPHASASPGPATMAASAPATDPPPAPATATTSPPAPAAATTSPPPPAAATAPPPENKVVESFDEFDPRASFSGAAPAPSNGPVSTTSGSEMDILGSLADPFSNALALVPAGSSASEVNPSGTTGAETMFGEASSVSTGSNQMFEDPFGDGPFRAVTSNNNVQTHVQNTTSSFHPNSNQSPELPQSVPQGAEVSSAAYSQFAPTNVQYAQQELSTSNQEIDILADILPPSGPSPPNDHAIPSVQPATQTGFESYGGPTTQQTGYMAPPGQAGALTGFAAQPGQQSPQTSFPIQGQTVSPVGFSGQANNSPSFGGYPAQPGQAPQTGFVPTSGQPTSGFHSAPGFYPQSGYQVPAGSSMQSNANAGGYNTGLGSTAPFGNQLGQTSAGQPYLSQPTAASHMPSQMLQSSQTQTSNALVLTQTTPASTALVGTQPAKDKFETKSTVWADTLSRGLVNLNISGSKTNPLADIGVDFDAINRKEKRMEKPSTAPVISTINMGKAMGSGSGVGRAGAGSLRPPSNPMVSSGMGMGMGGMGMAGGGPAGGPGMGAYGGANQPYGMGMNRPMGMNMGQGFQGQGYQMQQPSGFPQGPGAPMQGGYNPRMGMGPYGQQPYGGGYQ; this comes from the exons ATGAAGAAAGCATTTGATCAAACCGTGCGGGACCT TAAGAGAGGGGTGAATAAAAAGGTTCTTAAGGTCCCTTCAATAGAACAAAAA GTTCTAGATGCGACTAGCAATGAGCCCTGGGGTCCTCATGGATCACTTCTTGCAGATATTGCTCAGGCTTCAAGAAACTA TCACGAGTACCAAATGATTATGTCTGTGATCTGGAAGCGCATCAATGATACTGGAAAAAATTGGCGTCATGTTTACAAG GGTTTAACTGTGTTGGAATATATGGTAGCCCATGGGTCTGAACGTGTCATAGATGATATACGGGAACGTGCTTACCAAATATCT ACACTGTCTGATTTTCAATATATCGACTCCAGTGGGAGAGACCAGGGATGCAATGTCAGAAAGAAATCTCAGAGCCTTGTGGTTCTTGTTAATGATAAGGAGAGAATTCAGGAAGTTCGCCAAAAGGCAGCTTCTAATAGGGACAA ATTCCGCAACACATCAGCTGGCGGTATGTATCGTCCAGGAGGATATGGTGACAGATTTGATGAGGATCGTTATGGAGGCAGAGATGAAGAAAGAAATGGGTATGGGAGAGAAAGGGAATGGGGCTACAGAGATGAGGACAGATATGGCAGATATGGAGACTCCAACAGCCGTGATGGGGATCGCTATGGTAGAGATTATGATGAGCACAGCCGAGATGGACATAAGGATGATGATTATCGTGGAAGAAGTCGAAGTGTTGATGATTATAGTTATGGATCAAGAAGTAGAAGTTCTGACCGGTACAGGGAGCAAACCAATGATGATGATGGTCAATATTCTTCTAG GCCGCTTGAAAGGAGGTTTTCAGAACAAAACCTTAGTGCACCTCCTAGTTATGAGGAAGCTGTTGGTGGTTCACGCAGCCCAACACATAGTGAAAG GGATGTAGAAACTTCTTCCGCATCTGCACCCAAATCTTCTTCACCTCATGCAAGTGCCAGTCCAGGCCCAGCTACTATGGCCGCTTCCGCACCAGCTACTGATCCACCACCAGCTCCAGCCACAGCTACTACTTCACCACCAGCTCCAGCAGCAGCTACTACTTCACCACCACCTCCAGCAGCAGCCACTGCTCCACCACCAGAAAACAAGGTTGTTGAGAGTTTCGATGAGTTTGATCCCCGTGCATCTTTTTCAGGAGCAG CCCCAGCTCCATCAAATGGTCCTGTATCAACTACTTCCGGCAGCGAAATGGATATTCTTGGCTCCTTAGCTGATCCGTTCTCCAACGCGTTAGCCCTTGTACCTGCAGGTTCGAGTGCCTCTGAGGTTAATCCGTCTGGGACTACTGGCGCTGAGACCATGTTTGGGGAAGCATCATCAGTGTCTACCGGCTCTAACCAG ATGTTCGAGGATCCCTTTGGTGATGGTCCTTTCAGGGCTGTGACCTCGAATAACAATGTGCAAACTCATGTGCAGAACACTACTTCATCTTTCCATCCTAATTCAAATCAAAGCCCTGAGCTTCCTCAATCAGTCCCTCAGGGTGCTGAGGTGTCAAGTGCAGCATATAGTCAGTTTGCTCCTACTAATGTGCAATATGCTCAGCAGGAGCTGTCCACCTCCAACCAGGAGATCGATATACTGGCTGATATCCTCCCACCATCTGGTCCTTCACCTCCTAATGATCATGCAATCCCGAGTGTCCAACCTGCAACACAGACAGGTTTTGAGTCTTATGGTGGACCAACTACACAACAGACAGGTTACATGGCACCTCCTGGCCAGGCTGGGGCACTGACAGGTTTTGCAGCTCAACCTGGCCAACAGTCGCCACAAACTAGTTTCCCAATTCAAGGTCAAACTGTATCTCCAGTGGGCTTTTCTGGTCAAGCAAACAATTCTCCATCTTTTGGAGGTTATCCAGCTCAACCTGGTCAAGCACCACAGACTGGTTTTGTACCCACAAGTGGTCAACCCACATCAGGTTTCCACTCCGCACCAGGTTTCTATCCACAGTCTGGTTATCAGGTTCCTGCTGGCTCCTCTATGCAGAGCAATGCCAATGCTGGAGGTTACAACACAGGATTAGGATCTACAGCTCCATTTGGTAACCAATTGGGTCAAACATCTGCTGGACAACCCTACCTTTCACAGCCAACTGCTGCATCCCACATGCCTTCGCAAATGCTTCAATCTTCACAAACTCAGACAAGTAATGCCCTAGTGCTGACACAAACTACTCCAGCTTCAACAGCTCTCGTTGGCACCCAACCCGCCAAAGACAAATTCGAGACGAAGTCTACTGTTTGGGCAGATACATTGAGCCGTGGACTGGTCAATTTGAACATTTCTGGAT CTAAAACAAATCCATTAGCTGATATtggagttgattttgatgctattaaTCGCAAGGAGAAAAGGATGGAGAAACCCAGTACAGCACCCGTGATATCAACTATTAACATGGGCAAAGCAATGGGCTCAGGTAGCGGAGTTGGCCGAGCTGGTGCAGGTTCACTACGGCCTCCATCAAACCCAATGGTAAGTTCCGGTATGGGCATGGGCATGGGTGGTATGGGTATGGCTGGTGGTGGCCCTGCAGGGGGTCCTGGCATGGGAGCATATGGAGGAGCAAACCAGCCTTATGGCATGGGGATGAATAGACCCATGGGAATGAACATGGGTCAAGGATTTCAGGGTCAAGGATATCAGATGCAACAGCCTTCTGGATTTCCTCAAGGACCTGGAGCTCCTATGCAGGGAGGTTACAATCCCCGGATGGGCATGGGTCCCTATGGCCAACAACCATATGGTGGAGGATACCAATAA
- the LOC107850466 gene encoding clathrin interactor EPSIN 2 isoform X1: MKKAFDQTVRDLKRGVNKKVLKVPSIEQKVLDATSNEPWGPHGSLLADIAQASRNYHEYQMIMSVIWKRINDTGKNWRHVYKGLTVLEYMVAHGSERVIDDIRERAYQISTLSDFQYIDSSGRDQGCNVRKKSQSLVVLVNDKERIQEVRQKAASNRDKFRNTSAGGMYRPGGYGDRFDEDRYGGRDEERNGYGREREWGYRDEDRYGRYGDSNSRDGDRYGRDYDEHSRDGHKDDDYRGRSRSVDDYSYGSRSRSSDRYREQTNDDDGQYSSRPLERRFSEQNLSAPPSYEEAVGGSRSPTHSERDVETSSASAPKSSSPHASASPGPATMAASAPATDPPPAPATATTSPPAPAAATTSPPPPAAATAPPPENKVVESFDEFDPRASFSGAAAPAPSNGPVSTTSGSEMDILGSLADPFSNALALVPAGSSASEVNPSGTTGAETMFGEASSVSTGSNQMFEDPFGDGPFRAVTSNNNVQTHVQNTTSSFHPNSNQSPELPQSVPQGAEVSSAAYSQFAPTNVQYAQQELSTSNQEIDILADILPPSGPSPPNDHAIPSVQPATQTGFESYGGPTTQQTGYMAPPGQAGALTGFAAQPGQQSPQTSFPIQGQTVSPVGFSGQANNSPSFGGYPAQPGQAPQTGFVPTSGQPTSGFHSAPGFYPQSGYQVPAGSSMQSNANAGGYNTGLGSTAPFGNQLGQTSAGQPYLSQPTAASHMPSQMLQSSQTQTSNALVLTQTTPASTALVGTQPAKDKFETKSTVWADTLSRGLVNLNISGSKTNPLADIGVDFDAINRKEKRMEKPSTAPVISTINMGKAMGSGSGVGRAGAGSLRPPSNPMVSSGMGMGMGGMGMAGGGPAGGPGMGAYGGANQPYGMGMNRPMGMNMGQGFQGQGYQMQQPSGFPQGPGAPMQGGYNPRMGMGPYGQQPYGGGYQ; this comes from the exons ATGAAGAAAGCATTTGATCAAACCGTGCGGGACCT TAAGAGAGGGGTGAATAAAAAGGTTCTTAAGGTCCCTTCAATAGAACAAAAA GTTCTAGATGCGACTAGCAATGAGCCCTGGGGTCCTCATGGATCACTTCTTGCAGATATTGCTCAGGCTTCAAGAAACTA TCACGAGTACCAAATGATTATGTCTGTGATCTGGAAGCGCATCAATGATACTGGAAAAAATTGGCGTCATGTTTACAAG GGTTTAACTGTGTTGGAATATATGGTAGCCCATGGGTCTGAACGTGTCATAGATGATATACGGGAACGTGCTTACCAAATATCT ACACTGTCTGATTTTCAATATATCGACTCCAGTGGGAGAGACCAGGGATGCAATGTCAGAAAGAAATCTCAGAGCCTTGTGGTTCTTGTTAATGATAAGGAGAGAATTCAGGAAGTTCGCCAAAAGGCAGCTTCTAATAGGGACAA ATTCCGCAACACATCAGCTGGCGGTATGTATCGTCCAGGAGGATATGGTGACAGATTTGATGAGGATCGTTATGGAGGCAGAGATGAAGAAAGAAATGGGTATGGGAGAGAAAGGGAATGGGGCTACAGAGATGAGGACAGATATGGCAGATATGGAGACTCCAACAGCCGTGATGGGGATCGCTATGGTAGAGATTATGATGAGCACAGCCGAGATGGACATAAGGATGATGATTATCGTGGAAGAAGTCGAAGTGTTGATGATTATAGTTATGGATCAAGAAGTAGAAGTTCTGACCGGTACAGGGAGCAAACCAATGATGATGATGGTCAATATTCTTCTAG GCCGCTTGAAAGGAGGTTTTCAGAACAAAACCTTAGTGCACCTCCTAGTTATGAGGAAGCTGTTGGTGGTTCACGCAGCCCAACACATAGTGAAAG GGATGTAGAAACTTCTTCCGCATCTGCACCCAAATCTTCTTCACCTCATGCAAGTGCCAGTCCAGGCCCAGCTACTATGGCCGCTTCCGCACCAGCTACTGATCCACCACCAGCTCCAGCCACAGCTACTACTTCACCACCAGCTCCAGCAGCAGCTACTACTTCACCACCACCTCCAGCAGCAGCCACTGCTCCACCACCAGAAAACAAGGTTGTTGAGAGTTTCGATGAGTTTGATCCCCGTGCATCTTTTTCAGGAGCAG CAGCCCCAGCTCCATCAAATGGTCCTGTATCAACTACTTCCGGCAGCGAAATGGATATTCTTGGCTCCTTAGCTGATCCGTTCTCCAACGCGTTAGCCCTTGTACCTGCAGGTTCGAGTGCCTCTGAGGTTAATCCGTCTGGGACTACTGGCGCTGAGACCATGTTTGGGGAAGCATCATCAGTGTCTACCGGCTCTAACCAG ATGTTCGAGGATCCCTTTGGTGATGGTCCTTTCAGGGCTGTGACCTCGAATAACAATGTGCAAACTCATGTGCAGAACACTACTTCATCTTTCCATCCTAATTCAAATCAAAGCCCTGAGCTTCCTCAATCAGTCCCTCAGGGTGCTGAGGTGTCAAGTGCAGCATATAGTCAGTTTGCTCCTACTAATGTGCAATATGCTCAGCAGGAGCTGTCCACCTCCAACCAGGAGATCGATATACTGGCTGATATCCTCCCACCATCTGGTCCTTCACCTCCTAATGATCATGCAATCCCGAGTGTCCAACCTGCAACACAGACAGGTTTTGAGTCTTATGGTGGACCAACTACACAACAGACAGGTTACATGGCACCTCCTGGCCAGGCTGGGGCACTGACAGGTTTTGCAGCTCAACCTGGCCAACAGTCGCCACAAACTAGTTTCCCAATTCAAGGTCAAACTGTATCTCCAGTGGGCTTTTCTGGTCAAGCAAACAATTCTCCATCTTTTGGAGGTTATCCAGCTCAACCTGGTCAAGCACCACAGACTGGTTTTGTACCCACAAGTGGTCAACCCACATCAGGTTTCCACTCCGCACCAGGTTTCTATCCACAGTCTGGTTATCAGGTTCCTGCTGGCTCCTCTATGCAGAGCAATGCCAATGCTGGAGGTTACAACACAGGATTAGGATCTACAGCTCCATTTGGTAACCAATTGGGTCAAACATCTGCTGGACAACCCTACCTTTCACAGCCAACTGCTGCATCCCACATGCCTTCGCAAATGCTTCAATCTTCACAAACTCAGACAAGTAATGCCCTAGTGCTGACACAAACTACTCCAGCTTCAACAGCTCTCGTTGGCACCCAACCCGCCAAAGACAAATTCGAGACGAAGTCTACTGTTTGGGCAGATACATTGAGCCGTGGACTGGTCAATTTGAACATTTCTGGAT CTAAAACAAATCCATTAGCTGATATtggagttgattttgatgctattaaTCGCAAGGAGAAAAGGATGGAGAAACCCAGTACAGCACCCGTGATATCAACTATTAACATGGGCAAAGCAATGGGCTCAGGTAGCGGAGTTGGCCGAGCTGGTGCAGGTTCACTACGGCCTCCATCAAACCCAATGGTAAGTTCCGGTATGGGCATGGGCATGGGTGGTATGGGTATGGCTGGTGGTGGCCCTGCAGGGGGTCCTGGCATGGGAGCATATGGAGGAGCAAACCAGCCTTATGGCATGGGGATGAATAGACCCATGGGAATGAACATGGGTCAAGGATTTCAGGGTCAAGGATATCAGATGCAACAGCCTTCTGGATTTCCTCAAGGACCTGGAGCTCCTATGCAGGGAGGTTACAATCCCCGGATGGGCATGGGTCCCTATGGCCAACAACCATATGGTGGAGGATACCAATAA